A DNA window from Candidatus Protochlamydia naegleriophila contains the following coding sequences:
- a CDS encoding protein-tyrosine phosphatase family protein, protein MNCDVLSLSADSINDTFLKNSQELVLDTSPIDGVAKSTMKQLHEGYQFAKARSDFKAEKEKQDDITHLFPTTVRDESSTLNLSKDLETIFLQIQPVSKAFSTIDFKTEFDRLRKKTQAMFAEVKEGAQIELLLCNQSCRFDDIFCPLATWVGIGSPEGLYLHANHVTLADATCIATQYPLHIPLFWMLCDKDALIVDLTNQGDMQKGLVSYVPLSKGETLSINGTTINCTDEKTLTFNLKEYRYSGDEGRKKIDARRIHYTGWDDHRGLDDRLSELNQIVDLVEEALSKKQQVIIHCRAGVGRTGTVLVAAALKRLIRQGKVDASNLNQVIDDLVLEGRRQRGPESVQTVAQYRSIWESGKNWLESAIQ, encoded by the coding sequence ATGAATTGTGATGTTTTAAGTTTATCAGCAGATAGTATTAATGATACCTTTTTAAAAAACAGTCAAGAATTGGTGCTCGATACATCGCCGATCGATGGAGTTGCAAAGTCGACGATGAAGCAGCTTCATGAGGGGTATCAATTTGCCAAGGCACGTTCTGATTTTAAAGCGGAGAAAGAGAAACAAGATGATATCACTCATCTGTTTCCGACTACTGTTAGAGATGAATCTTCAACGTTGAATCTTTCTAAAGATTTAGAAACTATCTTCTTACAGATACAGCCTGTTAGCAAAGCTTTTTCGACTATAGATTTTAAAACAGAGTTCGACCGATTGAGAAAGAAGACGCAAGCGATGTTTGCGGAAGTCAAAGAGGGAGCACAGATTGAGCTGCTCTTGTGTAATCAAAGCTGCCGTTTTGACGATATTTTTTGTCCTTTAGCGACATGGGTAGGGATCGGATCTCCCGAGGGTTTGTATTTGCACGCTAATCACGTCACTTTGGCTGACGCAACTTGCATTGCCACGCAGTATCCTTTGCACATACCCCTATTTTGGATGCTATGCGATAAGGATGCTTTGATAGTTGATTTGACTAATCAAGGTGATATGCAAAAAGGGCTGGTGTCTTACGTTCCCCTTTCTAAAGGAGAGACGCTGTCAATAAATGGTACGACAATTAATTGTACGGATGAAAAAACGTTAACCTTCAATTTAAAGGAATATCGCTATAGCGGTGATGAGGGAAGGAAGAAAATAGATGCTCGTCGCATTCACTATACGGGATGGGATGATCATAGGGGTTTGGATGATCGATTGAGTGAACTCAATCAGATTGTTGATCTAGTCGAAGAAGCTCTGTCTAAAAAACAACAGGTCATTATTCATTGCCGAGCAGGTGTTGGCAGAACTGGAACCGTGCTTGTGGCAGCGGCTTTAAAGCGATTGATTAGGCAAGGCAAAGTTGATGCCTCTAATTTAAATCAAGTCATCGACGATCTCGTTTTGGAAGGGCGCAGACAACGCGGTCCTGAAAGCGTGCAAACGGTTGCTCAGTATCGTTCGATTTGGGAATCTGGTAAAAATTGGCTCGAAAGCGCGATTCAATAG